From the Bacillota bacterium genome, the window GACAGAAGATGGGTCCCCGGTGAGAGTCAGGATTCGGCTGTTCGGGAAATCCGGGAAATAATTACCGGATTGGTTTCTAAAGATCCGGAATTATCTGCAGAAGTTTCAGTAATGGACTATGGGCTGGGTATTGAGTTTCCACCTTTAGTCTGTGAAGAAAATTCACTCCTGATAAGCGTTTTAAAAGAAGGATCCATTCAGATAACCGGCAGGGAAAAGATATCACATTTTCCGGCCTGGACAGACGGTTCAATATTAAGCAGGGATGGTGGAATAGAAACAGCTGTTTTAGGACCCGGCAACCTGGAATCAGCCCATTCAGATGTAGAATTCTGCCCGGTCCGGGATATAATTAATGCTGCAAAAATATACATTTATTCCATTTTGAGGTTATGTGGTTGAGGCTCTTATTGGACAGGACGGACTCAGTATTGAAGCGATCATAAGATTGGACTGGCCTGATAATGGTCCACCAGGTTTAAGGCGGCCAGGTATTTCAGAATATAAAATCCCAGGGTCAGCTGAAGTAGATCTGAGGGAAGTAATGGGTTATAGCCGGTAAGCAGATTAATCTGCTCCAGCCTGTAGCGCATGGTATGTCGGTGTATGAACAGTTCTTCAGATGACTTTTGAATGTTACAGTGTTTAATATAGGATTGAAGAGTATGAACCAGTGATCCTTTGCAACGCAGATCGTAATCAATCAGGGGTCCGATTGTTTCATGATAGAGTTTTTTCAACGTCTCCGGATTTTTGGTGTCAAGAATTAAACGAAAGAGGCCGAGTTTTTTATACATAATAACTTCAGATCTATCCGCTAATCCGAGTAAACCTGCCTGAAGGGCTTTTTCTGCTTCATCTTTTGCTTGCTTCAATTCAAGGAGATTAGCGTGAATACCGCTACACCCGGTAATAATAATATACTCCGGAAATAGAAATTTTATTTCTTCAATAAGTCTGTAAATAATGCTGTTGCGGGAAGCCCCTGGATCATCATCCAATGCCTTTCCCTGAACCATAAAGCAGGTATAATAATCTGACTGCCCCATTATATAAGGGGTGTAATAGTGTAAAAGTATTCTGGCAGCATTAAACTCCAACTGGCTGAGGAATATTTGCCTGTTATCACCCTGCAGTTCATTTCGGGGATTTCCGGGTGGGCCTATGGATAAGGCGAAGGTCATAATTGGTTCATGATAACTAATGTTATATCTTTCCATGTCAAGCATCGTTTCTTCAGGGTTATCATCCATGATTAATTGGTTCCATAATTTTTTCATATCATCGATCATTAATTCAATTTGTTTGTTTGCCGAGTATTCATCGGGTTTATGAGCGCTTTTCTGATCAGTTTGAACCAGTTCGTTTAATAGGGCCCTGGTAAGGGTTTTAAAACTAACATCGGGAGGAATTTCAATCAGTGGTAACTTATATTCTTCCGAAAAATGTATAAAAGTTGAGGGAATTTCTTTCAGATAGTGTCCTGTTTGTATTGCCATTGCAGCGAGTTTTTTGGCAGCAAAAAACTCTAAAATACCCT encodes:
- a CDS encoding PucR family transcriptional regulator ligand-binding domain-containing protein yields the protein MELVWMSITVAEALKMEVFKDCRLLTGQAGLTNEILWVNILEILDDLSHIEPGEFLITTAHDFNSHSISMQQGILEFFAAKKLAAMAIQTGHYLKEIPSTFIHFSEEYKLPLIEIPPDVSFKTLTRALLNELVQTDQKSAHKPDEYSANKQIELMIDDMKKLWNQLIMDDNPEETMLDMERYNISYHEPIMTFALSIGPPGNPRNELQGDNRQIFLSQLEFNAARILLHYYTPYIMGQSDYYTCFMVQGKALDDDPGASRNSIIYRLIEEIKFLFPEYIIITGCSGIHANLLELKQAKDEAEKALQAGLLGLADRSEVIMYKKLGLFRLILDTKNPETLKKLYHETIGPLIDYDLRCKGSLVHTLQSYIKHCNIQKSSEELFIHRHTMRYRLEQINLLTGYNPLLPSDLLQLTLGFYILKYLAALNLVDHYQASPIL